A genomic region of Arvicola amphibius chromosome X, mArvAmp1.2, whole genome shotgun sequence contains the following coding sequences:
- the LOC119804974 gene encoding serine/threonine-protein phosphatase PP1-gamma catalytic subunit-like: protein MADIDKLNIDSIIQRLLEVRGSKPGKNVQLQENEIRGLCLKSREIFLSQPILLELEAPLKIRGDIHGQYYDLLRLFEYGGFPPESNYLFLGDYVDRGKQSLETICLLLAYKIKYPENFFLLRGNHECASINRIYGFYDECKRRYNIKLWKTFTDCFNCLPIAAIVDEKIFCCHGGLSPDLQSMEQIRRIMRPTDVPDQGLLCDLLWSDPDKDVLGWGENDRGVSFTFGVEVVAKFLHKHDLDLICRAHQVVEDGYEFFAKRQLVTLFSAPNYCGEFDNAGAMMSVDETLMCSFQILKPAEKKKPNATRPVTPPRVGSGLNPSIQKASNYRNNTVLYE from the exons ATGGCGGATATCGACAAACTCAACATCGACAGCATCATCCAACGGCTGCTGGAAGTGAGGGGGTCCAAGCCAGGCAAGAATGTCCAGCTACAGGAGAACGAAATCCGAGGACTCTGCTTGAAGTCTCGGGAGATCTTCCTCAGTCAGCCTATCCTTCTAGAACTTGAAGCACCTCTCAAGATACGTGGTGACATTCACGGGCAGTACTATGATTTGCTCCGGCTGTTTGAATACGGTGGCTTCCCGCCAGAAAGCAACTATTTGTTTCTCGGGGACTATGTGGACAGGGGCAAGCAGTCACTGGAGACGATCTGCCTCTTGCTGGCCTACAAAATCAAGTATCCAGAGAACTTTTTCCTTCTCAGAGGGAACCATGAATGTGCCAGCATCAATAGAATCTATGGATTTTACGATGAATGCAAAAGAAGATACAACATTAAGCTGTGGAAAACGTTCACAGACTGTTTTAACTGCTTACCGATAGCAGCCATCGTGGATGAGAAGATATTCTGCTGTCATGGAGGTTTATCACCAGATCTTCAATCTATGGAGCAGATTCGGCGAATTATGAGACCAACTGATGTACCAGATCAAGGTCTTCTTTGTGATCTTTTGTGGTCTGACCCCGATAAAGATGTCTTAGGCTGGGGTGAAAATGACAGAGGAGTGTCCTTCACATTTGGTGTAGAAGTGGTTGCAAAATTTCTCCATAAGCATGATTTGGATCTTATATGTAGAGCCCATCAGGTGGTTGAAGATGGGTATGAGTTTTTTGCAAAGAGGCAGTTAGTCACTCTGTTTTCTGCACCCAACTACTGTGGCGAGTTTGACAATGCAGGCGCCATGATGAGTGTGGATGAGACCCTCATGTGCTCTTTCCAGATTTTAAAGCctgcagagaaaaagaagccCAACGCCACGAGACCCGTTACACCTCCAAGGG TTGGATCAGGCCTGAACCCGTCCATTCAGAAAGCTTCAAATTATAGAAACAACACTGTCCTATACGAGTGA
- the LOC119804248 gene encoding melanoma-associated antigen B17-like, protein MPRGSKSKSRSRAKRQQTREERQNLQGAQPAAEEKATSPTLGQGDAPSSPDVSTPQESQEALSHGSPELDVSQSLSNFGGAEGSVAGFDARRPNVCIVAEAIQAARRDPIARKASKILHYFLEKYQKDEQPKEEEMLKLISRKYKVHFPSILEKATYQLEVVYGLELKVDPHNSQFYVLVSKLPIPRRANQGGRKELPKTGLTLTLLGMIMMKGGRATEEEVWEFLQMQGLYPGRRHLIFGEPRKFITIELVEQNYVEYRRVTGSDPPHYEFLWGPRARNETTRTKVLDILNKIRNAMPGFYPQQYEEALSNHAERAARRGEASHYHHARIPSHAQASSSSHT, encoded by the coding sequence ATGCCTAGGGGCAGCAAGAGCAAGAGCCGCTCCAGAGCCAAAAGGCAGCAGACTCgggaagagaggcagaatctCCAGGGTGCTCAGCCCGCTGCAGAGGAGAAAGCAACATCCCCTACTCTTGGccagggagatgcccctagctCCCCTGATGTCAGCACTCCTCAAGAGTCCCAGGAAGCCCTGTCCCATGGCTCTCCTGAGTTAGATGTGTCCCAATCACTTTCCAATTTTGGTGGTGCTGAGGGTTCTGTTGCAGGTTTTGATGCCAGGCGTCCAAATGTCTGCATTGTAGCAGAAGCCATCCAGGCTGCACGCAGAGATCCTATTGCCAGGAAGGCCAGCAAGATACTTCATTACTTCCTGGAGAAATACCAGAAGGATGAGCAACCTAAGGAGGAAGAGATGCTGAAGCTGATCAGCAGGAAGTACAAGGTGCATTTCCCCAGCATCCTGGAGAAAGCCACCTATCAGCTGGAGGTGGTCTATGGTCTGGAGTTGAAGGTTGACCCACATAACTCTCAGTTCTATGTTCTTGTTAGCAAGTTACCCATCCCGCGTAGGGCAAATCAGGGTGGCAGGAAAGAATTACCAAAGACAGGTCTCACACTGACCCTCCTGGGTATGATTATGATGAAAGGCGGCCGTGCCACAGAAGAGGAGGTCTGGGAATTCCTCCAAATGCAGGGGCTCTATCCTGGGAGGAGGCACTTAATCTTTGGGGAGCCCCGTAAGTTCATCACCATAGAACTAGTTGAGCAAAATTATGTGGAGTACCGCCGGGTGACTGGTAGTGATCCCCCACACTATGAGTTCCTGTGGGGTCCCAGGGCCCGCAATGAAACCACCAGGACAAAAGTTctggatattttaaataagataagAAATGCCATGCCTGGTTTCTACCCTCAACAGTATGAGGAGGCTCTGAGTAACCATGCTGAGAGAGCAGCGAGGAGAGGTGAGGCTTCTCATTACCATCACGCCAGGATTCCCTCCCATGCCCAAGCTAGCAGCTCTTCCCACACTTAG